From the genome of Streptomyces sp. V1I1, one region includes:
- a CDS encoding tetratricopeptide repeat protein, with protein MEERRGFPFRDSVSSIIARGEAALEAGDPVAAGNWFVHAFRLGSGVARVHLEQIAPVLERLLDDPREGAGASALLGGIHLISETQYERALALFRQAAESGAPDGMRGLGFMLAEGVGTPANRAEANGWFRRGAELGDGYCAYNIALAARDGLGMRRNAKDFLAYLHQAADYGIPEACALLADQYNSRDEEEDAFRWYLVAAQGGHVAAMWVVAARYEAGLGAAEDRVRTDPAQIIARVGNFTERERAIEVWMYLADKAGWQVSRVPDGSLDTDAGDCGVVEVEGLRYRIRLTPRVRTTLVDDAGGRVSKRPVFSHAAWAEPVLETDGFVPYLGG; from the coding sequence ATGGAAGAAAGGCGCGGATTTCCCTTCCGGGATTCTGTTTCGTCGATAATTGCGCGGGGTGAAGCTGCCCTGGAGGCTGGCGATCCGGTAGCGGCGGGTAACTGGTTCGTGCACGCTTTCCGGCTTGGTTCCGGGGTGGCGAGGGTCCACCTGGAGCAGATCGCTCCGGTGCTGGAACGCCTGCTCGACGATCCGAGGGAAGGGGCCGGTGCGAGTGCGCTGCTGGGTGGAATCCACCTGATTTCGGAGACGCAGTACGAGCGTGCTCTCGCCCTGTTCCGTCAGGCTGCCGAATCCGGAGCACCTGACGGCATGCGCGGGCTCGGTTTCATGCTCGCGGAGGGCGTGGGTACACCGGCGAACCGAGCGGAAGCCAATGGGTGGTTTCGCCGAGGGGCAGAACTCGGTGACGGGTACTGCGCCTACAACATTGCACTGGCAGCCCGTGACGGTCTGGGGATGCGGCGGAATGCGAAGGATTTCCTGGCCTATCTTCACCAGGCTGCCGATTATGGTATTCCCGAGGCTTGTGCCCTGCTCGCAGATCAGTACAACTCGCGGGATGAGGAGGAAGACGCCTTTAGGTGGTATTTGGTGGCCGCGCAGGGTGGGCATGTTGCCGCGATGTGGGTGGTAGCCGCCAGGTACGAGGCCGGCCTGGGGGCGGCGGAGGACAGAGTCCGGACGGATCCAGCGCAGATCATTGCCCGAGTGGGTAATTTCACGGAGCGCGAGCGTGCCATCGAGGTGTGGATGTACCTCGCCGACAAGGCCGGATGGCAGGTGAGCCGCGTTCCGGACGGGTCGCTGGACACCGATGCCGGTGACTGCGGCGTCGTCGAGGTGGAAGGCTTGCGCTACCGGATCCGGCTCACGCCGCGAGTGCGGACGACACTGGTCGACGACGCGGGCGGCCGGGTGTCGAAGCGTCCCGTTTTCTCGCACGCCGCGTGGGCGGAGCCCGTACTGGAAACAGACGGCTTCGTCCCTTACCTCGGTGGCTGA
- a CDS encoding tetratricopeptide repeat protein codes for MDEDPSEAAVWFGRAAESGNNEARRSLGYLYVEGVGVDQDLAKAEALFLLAAREGDVIAAHNLGVFYLEESDGSHNLAEAIRWLRTAADAGVDEAAAKLGDVFSGMDRDEEALHWYERAGDLGHTGAMMAAGCWHRDGVGTEENRAVAVKWFLRMLEFHNFEGVHEVFQLAPRMTDSEIREGGRLAGREAEAEKIIQMCNSGAGHGSTAGP; via the coding sequence TTGGACGAGGATCCATCGGAAGCCGCCGTATGGTTCGGGAGGGCGGCAGAGTCCGGAAACAACGAGGCCCGTCGGTCCCTGGGCTACCTATACGTAGAAGGCGTCGGTGTCGACCAGGACTTGGCGAAGGCCGAGGCGCTCTTTCTTCTCGCCGCGCGCGAGGGGGACGTGATTGCCGCACACAATCTCGGCGTCTTCTACCTCGAAGAGAGCGATGGTTCCCACAACCTGGCCGAGGCGATCCGCTGGCTCCGCACAGCGGCGGACGCCGGTGTTGACGAGGCGGCGGCCAAGCTTGGCGATGTTTTCTCAGGCATGGACCGGGATGAGGAAGCGCTCCACTGGTACGAGAGGGCAGGCGACCTGGGCCATACCGGGGCCATGATGGCTGCGGGCTGCTGGCACCGGGACGGGGTTGGGACGGAGGAGAACCGGGCTGTCGCCGTCAAGTGGTTCCTGAGGATGCTTGAGTTCCACAACTTCGAAGGGGTACACGAGGTCTTCCAACTCGCCCCACGGATGACTGATTCGGAGATCAGGGAGGGCGGCCGACTGGCCGGCAGGGAGGCGGAAGCCGAAAAGATCATCCAGATGTGCAACTCTGGTGCCGGCCATGGCTCTACGGCTGGCCCGTGA